In a single window of the Methanolobus psychrophilus R15 genome:
- a CDS encoding TIS1421-transposase protein A: protein MEFRELSDEQWKFIKPFLPPQPITGTKRADDRKVINGILFVLITGCRWGDMPERYGSYATAWRRLKRWSEEGIWGKIMESLRNSAYKDDMFSMDIVCVDSTFVETKKGAKILHTTVTRKGME, encoded by the coding sequence ATGGAATTCAGAGAACTCTCTGATGAACAATGGAAATTTATTAAACCGTTTTTACCACCACAGCCAATAACTGGGACAAAGAGAGCTGATGACCGTAAGGTCATCAATGGCATTCTCTTTGTCCTGATAACAGGTTGTAGATGGGGAGATATGCCTGAACGTTATGGTTCCTATGCAACTGCATGGAGAAGGCTAAAAAGGTGGTCCGAAGAAGGAATATGGGGTAAGATCATGGAATCCCTTCGGAATTCCGCTTACAAAGATGATATGTTCTCTATGGACATTGTATGTGTTGATAGTACTTTTGTCGAAACAAAAAAAGGGGCGAAGATTCTGCATACAACGGTCACAAGAAAAGGAATGGAATAA